One genomic region from Mycoplasmoides pirum ATCC 25960 encodes:
- a CDS encoding ADP-ribosyltransferase family protein — MPWTNFADPDNIKIRGNDYKYTENAIFNSISPISFTSYHGVEFMENEFWDQLKPFVTTNKDGKHDYSKCIGKEIYSYDFISSSLNKEHAEDFSIGMNLTEHDKLESPLKESTVFKIKVSKDSKNLAYVSGFQLAHQENFLKVNNEWQIIFNIGSKFKIDNVYKEKNINVFEMTFLQ; from the coding sequence ATGCCGTGAACAAATTTTGCTGATCCAGACAATATAAAAATTAGAGGTAATGATTACAAATATACGGAAAATGCAATATTTAATTCAATTTCTCCAATATCTTTTACTTCTTATCATGGTGTTGAATTCATGGAAAATGAATTTTGAGATCAATTAAAACCATTTGTAACTACTAACAAAGATGGAAAACATGACTATAGCAAATGTATAGGCAAAGAAATTTATTCATATGATTTTATTTCATCATCATTAAATAAAGAACATGCAGAAGATTTTTCAATAGGAATGAATTTAACTGAGCATGATAAATTAGAATCGCCACTAAAAGAATCTACTGTCTTTAAAATCAAAGTTTCAAAAGATTCTAAAAATTTAGCTTATGTTTCAGGATTTCAATTAGCTCATCAAGAAAATTTTTTAAAAGTTAACAATGAATGACAAATCATTTTTAACATAGGATCAAAATTCAAAATTGATAATGTTTACAAAGAAAAAAATATTAATGTTTTTGAAATGACATTTTTACAATAA
- the ispH gene encoding 4-hydroxy-3-methylbut-2-enyl diphosphate reductase has translation MQLIKISPRGFCTGVINAFAITKNVALNNPNKKIYMLGWLVHNEHVVKEMLDLGVIVLDDKIKDRKSLILEIDNTDEPIVIFSAHGTDQKVIDLAKKRNLRVIDLTCVYVTQTHDLIKEKLNEGYNVFYIGVSNHPETISALSIDEKIILLESAEDVNKLKCPDKKIFVTNQTTISIYEFYDVIKALRLKYKNIEFKNDICNATNERQDALINVVKTLDLVIVVGDRRSNNSLKLVEIGKTHNVESHLVSNINDLCDNWFIDKQKVGITSGASTPDKITQKIIDTIIQRYNPEIIE, from the coding sequence ATGCAGTTAATTAAAATTTCTCCACGTGGTTTTTGTACAGGCGTAATAAATGCTTTTGCTATAACAAAAAATGTTGCTTTAAATAATCCAAACAAAAAAATTTATATGTTAGGATGATTGGTTCATAATGAGCATGTCGTTAAAGAAATGTTGGATTTAGGGGTAATTGTTTTAGATGATAAAATTAAAGATCGAAAATCATTGATTTTAGAGATAGATAATACTGATGAACCAATTGTAATTTTTTCTGCACACGGAACCGATCAAAAAGTTATTGATTTAGCAAAAAAAAGAAATTTACGAGTTATTGATCTTACTTGTGTGTATGTTACACAAACACATGATTTAATTAAAGAAAAACTGAACGAAGGTTACAATGTTTTTTATATTGGCGTTTCTAATCATCCAGAAACTATTTCAGCATTATCTATTGATGAAAAAATTATTTTATTAGAATCCGCAGAAGATGTAAATAAATTAAAATGTCCTGATAAAAAAATTTTTGTAACTAATCAAACAACAATTTCTATTTATGAATTTTATGATGTAATTAAAGCATTAAGATTGAAATATAAAAATATTGAATTTAAAAATGATATATGTAATGCTACTAATGAACGGCAAGATGCATTAATTAATGTTGTAAAAACTTTAGATTTAGTTATTGTTGTTGGCGATAGACGTTCTAATAATTCACTAAAATTAGTTGAAATAGGTAAAACGCATAATGTTGAATCACATTTAGTATCAAATATTAATGATTTATGTGATAATTGATTTATTGATAAACAAAAAGTTGGGATAACATCAGGTGCATCAACACCTGATAAAATAACCCAGAAAATTATTGATACAATAATACAAAGATATAATCCTGAAATTATTGAATAG